One segment of Leguminivora glycinivorella isolate SPB_JAAS2020 chromosome 12, LegGlyc_1.1, whole genome shotgun sequence DNA contains the following:
- the LOC125232094 gene encoding SWR1-complex protein 4-like isoform X2: protein MKDVILNGTSSSDNEKGDDNPKEVKENPMKDVILNDTPAEEKSTENKTGQPSNPLGNLILNGTSTNGSNNQKPEEAKDGSKSKSDNENCNDEKPKDNPLKDDILNDTNKTQEDRTSSGAKEESNQHQSESSLENRDEANSATNEGSSQESNSSNKKEKVSSEQSSSSEDHDSSQKSEDC from the exons ATGAAAGATGTCATTCTCAATG GCACATCGTCTTCGGATAATGAAAAAGGTGACGATAACCCCAAGGAAGTAAAAGAAAACCCGATGAAAGATGTTATTCTCAATG ATACTCCAGCTGAGGAAAAATCGACGGAAAACAAAACTGGACAACCCAGTAATCCACTGGGTAACCTTATTTTAAATG GTACTTCGACCAATGGCAGTAATAACCAAAAACCTGAGGAAGCCAAAGATG GTTCAAAATCCAAGTCTGACAATGAAAACTGTAACGATGAAAAACCTAAAGATAATCCACTAAAAGATGACATTCTTAATG ATACTAACAAAACTCAAGAAGATCGGACAAGCTCTGGTGCCAAAGAAGAATCTAATCAACATCAGTCAGAGTCATCACTAGAAAATAGGGATGAAGCAAATTCAGCAACAAACGAAGGTTCATCACAGGAGTCAAACTCttcaaataaaaaagaaaaagtttcttCAGAACAGTCGAGCTCTTCAGAAGATCACGATTCTTCTCAAAAATCGGAAGACTGCTAG
- the LOC125232094 gene encoding putative uncharacterized protein DDB_G0282133 isoform X1 encodes MKDVILNGNPSESKSKDNNGQPTNLMANVLLNGTSSSDNEKGDDNPKEVKENPMKDVILNDTPAEEKSTENKTGQPSNPLGNLILNGTSTNGSNNQKPEEAKDGSKSKSDNENCNDEKPKDNPLKDDILNDTNKTQEDRTSSGAKEESNQHQSESSLENRDEANSATNEGSSQESNSSNKKEDVSLEQSSSSEDHDSSKKLEDC; translated from the exons ATGAAAGATGTCATTCTCAATG GTAATCCATCGGAGTCAAAATCAAAGGATAACAATGGACAACCGACAAATCTAATGGCTAATGTTTTATTAAACG GCACATCGTCTTCGGATAATGAAAAAGGTGACGATAACCCCAAGGAAGTAAAAGAAAACCCGATGAAAGATGTTATTCTCAATG ATACTCCAGCTGAGGAAAAATCGACGGAAAACAAAACTGGACAACCCAGTAATCCACTGGGTAACCTTATTTTAAATG GTACTTCGACCAATGGCAGTAATAACCAAAAACCTGAGGAAGCCAAAGATG GTTCAAAATCCAAGTCTGACAATGAAAACTGTAACGATGAAAAACCTAAAGATAATCCACTAAAAGATGACATTCTTAATG ATACTAACAAAACTCAAGAAGATCGGACAAGCTCTGGTGCCAAAGAAGAATCTAATCAACATCAGTCAGAGTCATCACTAGAAAATAGGGATGAAGCAAATTCAGCAACAAACGAAGGTTCATCACAGGAGTCAAACTCttcaa ATAAAAAAGAGGATGTTTCTTTAGAACAGTCAAGCTCTTCAGAAGATCACGATTCTTCTAAAAAATTAGAAGACTGTTAG